The Malus sylvestris chromosome 3, drMalSylv7.2, whole genome shotgun sequence genomic sequence tttaatatatatatatactcaaaCCTATTGAGTCGGTCTGGTAAGCTTGAGCTTTGGTTAAGTCAATAACAACATGCTATGTAAATAATATACAAATAATTGTCAAAGAACTAAAAATAATACGTGAAACCAAACACTCCCCCCGATTCCCTCCCAAAATCAATACAATAATCCACcaacttaataaaaaataaaattatggtgtgaggaaaaaaaaatttaaattaaaaaaaaaccaaattcgacaaaaaaacataaaaataaaccaACTAGAACACATTATTTTGTTGGGGATGGgaacaatttaatttttatttttggtcgaAGAAATCTTATTTAaagtaaaaactaaaattaaaatgaaatgaaattaaagAAGGTATGAAACACGCTTGTGTTCCAACTCCAAAATATTAAATTACACAAATTTATTCAAAGAGAAGATTTGCCTGCACCTTCACTGcaactagttaattaattaatattaaactaAATAATTAACTGATTGATTAAGACTCAAAGCTTGAAAACTGTTATTTGACCATTCAGCTTTGGTTTACTCCCCCCCCCCACTATAAACCCAACCCTTCACACCGTTCCTTCCTTGTCACCCACTCAACACACAACTCTAAAAAACAACCTCAAAACCTTCTGCTCCAAGCCTCCCATCACAATGAGCTTTTCAGCTGTAACAACATCGGCCGTCGATCAGGGCGACGGAGCTTCAATCTCCGCCATCCATTCCGACATCATCACTGCTCACATCCTTACCCGCCTCGACGGCCAGACCTTGGCTGCCGCGGCCTGCGCTTCCTCCGAATTACGCGCCTTCTCCGCCGAAGAAAAACTCTGGCGGGACGTCAGCACCTCCACTTGGCCTTCCATCACCGATCCACGTGTCGATGACCTCATTTCCACTTTCCCTGCCGGTCACCGCTCATTCTTCTCCGACTCTTTCCCGCTCCTCGACCACTCCCCCTCCCAATACAATCCCAGATGTTCGTCTCCCACCGCGGAGTTAATCTCGGCCGTCGATATTTTTTACAAAGACCAGCTCATTTTCTCGAAAGTTGAAGAGTCCGAAACCGAGTCCGGGTGGTTCCTCTTCTCGCCCTTCCGAGTTGAATTACTTGACAGGAAAGAAACCGTCCCAACACAAATCCGACATGTCGGGGAAGACCAAAAGTCGTTGAAGAACTTGGAGGACAACTTGAGCCTGAGCTGGATCGTGATCGACCGGGCCCGGAAACGGGCGGCGAACTTGTCGAGCCGGAGGGCGGTGACGGTGCAGCGGCACTGGCTAACGGGGGAGATACAGCTGCGCTTCGCGACGATTTTGGCGGGGGAGAAGAAGGGGGAGTATGTACAGTGTGGGATGGTGGTCACGTGCAAGGGAAGCGAAGGAGGGGAGCTGCACGTGAGAGAGGTGAGCATGCAGTTGGAGGGAATGGAGGGGAACCACTTGAACGGGAGGGAGAGTTTGGTAATTTTGCAGAGAGCGATCGAGGGAGGGATGAGGAGTAAGGAGGTAAACGAGAAGGCGAGGTTCGATGAATACTTGGagatgaagagagagaggagagagagaaaggagaggagagagaaggccTTGGACATGATCTGCATTGCTACTGGGGTTACTATTTTCTTGGCGTTCTGGTCATTTGTCTTGTTCAGATAAACAATGATGAACCCGGTTTTACTTAATTTACAGTTAATTACaccatttaattaattaattctttaaaCCAAAATATATAGAAAAGTTCATACAAAGAAGCAAAATGGAtatttgtaattaattttttattacaaatcTTGGCTCTTTTgagtgtgtttatatatatgtttttgcgCGTGCTGCGTGTAAAAGAGGACATGTATCTGTTGAACTTAATTATATACTTCATTCAGAGATCAAGATCAACCCTGCATGATGAACTACAAACTAATATACACGCATGCATTTATACTAGTCACAATATTCATCAAATCATCATTTTGCATAAAATAGGGATGCACTTACTTGCTGTCGTAGACGAGATGTTTGAGATGAGATTTGGACCTTCCTTTCTCTTGGAAACGGAATGGAACTCTTACTCTCAATAGGGCGAGCATTCACATTATGAGAACCTCTTAACTTACCCGAGAAAAGGGATCAAAACCTGACTTACAGGATGCAACTGCTCCACCTATCATGGTAGCAATTGCTGTCAGTTTTCTTCAAGTTTTGTAACTGTCTTCCACCATAATTTGTACAAGTAATATGGTTTTCTCACTTTATATTAAATGTGTACTTAATGTATATAACGTATACTATAACCATATTTCCTTTATTAAATGGTTTGGACTATTTCTCACACAAAagttcttacattctcccacacGAGAATGGCTGTAACCATTTACAACATTGTGTCCAACTACTAGTACGTGATCACTGAAATATGATTATCAAAAAAAAACCTTTCATTCATACTCAAAGATTCATTAGTTGAATTCTAGACAACATAATACAGCAATAGTATCATTTGTGCTAAAACCACAAACTAATCAAATCCAAATGAGACTATATTTAGAGAAAActcaaatgagaagaccttcAACTGCAAGCATGACTCCCACATTGCTTGACATAACAATAATGACACTGCAGATGTCATCCTTTATACTTTATTTATGCAAAATGCAAACATGAACATGTATCCTATTAGTCTTGAGCTTTTCCAAAGGAATTACATCGTCATGTAATACAAGTGAACATTATAAGCACAATTTCTAATCAAAACACATACTTAAGACAATGGAAAATTACTTTACTCCCACATTCAAACATGATCTATAACTGTTTGTATTCCCATATTTGGCAAAATGCCTTTGAAATGTTGTTACATGTAATGCTTTTGTCAATAGATCTGCAACCATGTGATAAGTACCAATATGCTCAAGATCGATagttccttttttgttttcatctCGGAGCTTCAAATACTTAATATCTATGAGTCTTGAAGGTTCTGACCTTCTGTTATTGAGGTATTGTCACAAAAATCTTAATTGGTCTTTCAACACTTCTCACTATCTTCATGTCATAGATCAGGTTTCTTAACCACTCACCTTGCCTCATTTCTTCAAAAACAGCCTATATATTCTAATGGCTTGTTTTCTACTTCTCCATGAGACTACACCACCAGCTAATATGAAAACATACCCAATTCTGCATCACTATAACAAATCACTTCCAAATTCTCAACTTGATGAAGACCTAGGACAGAAGCTTGTGTCTTCTTTAAATATCTTAATACCTTTTTACTTGTGTTCCAGTGTGCAATGCCAGGATTTGATTGAAATCTACCTAACACATTCGGTGCAAAAGCCAAAAGGCCAAAACCAATCTAGTGCAAACCATATATACACCACACTCACCTTTGGCAATCAGAACATCACCCCCACTGCAATAtaattcttttcattctatC encodes the following:
- the LOC126614674 gene encoding F-box protein At2g27310-like; the encoded protein is MSFSAVTTSAVDQGDGASISAIHSDIITAHILTRLDGQTLAAAACASSELRAFSAEEKLWRDVSTSTWPSITDPRVDDLISTFPAGHRSFFSDSFPLLDHSPSQYNPRCSSPTAELISAVDIFYKDQLIFSKVEESETESGWFLFSPFRVELLDRKETVPTQIRHVGEDQKSLKNLEDNLSLSWIVIDRARKRAANLSSRRAVTVQRHWLTGEIQLRFATILAGEKKGEYVQCGMVVTCKGSEGGELHVREVSMQLEGMEGNHLNGRESLVILQRAIEGGMRSKEVNEKARFDEYLEMKRERRERKERREKALDMICIATGVTIFLAFWSFVLFR